The following proteins come from a genomic window of Actinomarinicola tropica:
- a CDS encoding citrate/2-methylcitrate synthase → MSATPTSDPAIEVPRGLKGVIAADTALGDVRGREGFYHYRQYSAVELAEHRSLDEVWHLFVEGDLPSAEQLRAFRARVAAVRAEPLPPVVLDALPLIARAGAAGPLDGLRSAVSLLAAAEGFAPVIDLDRETIVAQGMRVVAAMPALAAGLWRAGQGLDVLAPDPSLDWPTDYLRMIGGATPKPEHARAVERYLIATIDHGFNASTFTARVIASTGADVGAAIVGAIGALSGPLHGGAPSRALDTLDAIGSPDRVDEWVRPRVEAGEKMMGFGHAVYRTQDPRSELMHRTAAELGGDLVDFAEVVERRVVEILAELKPGRELYANVEFYAGVVMELAGLPREMFTPTFATSRAIGWAAHVVEQVEDGKIIRPSARYVGPPAPAPLP, encoded by the coding sequence GTGTCAGCCACCCCCACCTCCGATCCCGCCATCGAGGTCCCCCGCGGCCTGAAGGGCGTCATCGCTGCCGACACCGCCCTCGGCGACGTCCGCGGGCGTGAGGGCTTCTACCACTACCGCCAGTACTCCGCTGTCGAGCTGGCCGAGCACCGGAGCCTCGACGAGGTGTGGCACCTGTTCGTCGAGGGCGACCTCCCGAGTGCCGAACAGCTGCGGGCGTTCCGGGCCCGGGTCGCCGCCGTCCGTGCAGAGCCCCTCCCACCGGTCGTCCTCGACGCCCTGCCGCTCATCGCCCGGGCCGGGGCCGCCGGACCGCTCGACGGGCTGCGCAGCGCGGTGTCGCTCCTCGCGGCGGCCGAGGGCTTCGCGCCGGTGATCGACCTCGACCGCGAGACGATCGTCGCCCAGGGCATGCGGGTGGTCGCCGCGATGCCTGCGCTGGCCGCCGGGCTGTGGCGTGCGGGCCAGGGCCTCGACGTGCTCGCGCCGGACCCGTCGCTCGACTGGCCCACCGACTACCTGCGGATGATCGGCGGCGCCACCCCCAAGCCCGAGCACGCCCGGGCGGTCGAGCGCTACCTGATCGCCACCATCGACCACGGGTTCAACGCGTCGACGTTCACGGCGCGGGTGATCGCCTCGACGGGAGCCGACGTCGGCGCGGCGATCGTCGGCGCCATCGGGGCCCTGTCGGGCCCGCTGCACGGAGGTGCGCCGTCCCGCGCGCTCGACACGCTCGACGCCATCGGATCACCCGACCGGGTCGACGAGTGGGTCCGGCCGCGGGTCGAGGCGGGCGAGAAGATGATGGGGTTCGGCCACGCGGTGTACCGCACGCAGGACCCCCGCTCCGAGCTGATGCACCGCACCGCGGCCGAGCTCGGTGGGGACCTGGTCGACTTCGCCGAGGTCGTCGAGCGGCGGGTGGTCGAGATCCTCGCCGAGCTGAAGCCGGGGCGAGAGCTGTACGCCAACGTCGAGTTCTACGCCGGGGTCGTGATGGAGCTGGCCGGCCTGCCCCGGGAGATGTTCACGCCGACGTTCGCCACCAGCCGCGCCATCGGCTGGGCGGCCCACGTGGTCGAGCAGGTCGAGGACGGCAAGATCATCCGCCCGAGCGCCCGCTACGTCGGCCCGCCCGCGCCGGCGCCCCTTCCCTGA
- a CDS encoding S9 family peptidase, translating into MSFPRRYAVTRRFTLGAPRTPTVVSGGRRVLFLRSDAGDDPVHSLWLLDLDSGEERRLIDPRDLGVAGEDDLPAEERARRERARETGEGVVAYSVDREGGAAVAALGGRLVHVDLASGEVRTLEAEPGAFDPRIDPTGTVVAYVADGSLRAVGPDHADQLVIGESDVTWGAADFIAAEELGRTRGHWWSPDGTRLVVERVDESPVATWYISSPAEPWTEPRPVRYPAAGTANAACSLAVVDLDGGRVDVDWDADAHPYLVDVSWSEGGPLLVTVLDRPQREMLVLSVDADTGATTELHRQTDEAWVEVVPGAPAWHEGRLVTVADIDGARRVVVDGEPLSGGDVQVRSVVAVDDAGVLVTCSFEDPTEVQLALLGWDGELAALTSTPGIHGAAAGNGTLVVSRASMDEHGSAMVVVPDGDVEAAVTVASRAEVPDLEVDVRFLELGDRGLRAALLLPAGAGDEPLPVLLDPYGGPHAQRVLRSRGAFLVSQWLADQGFAVLVVDGRGTPGRGPAWERAVKGDLAGPVLDDQVEALRAAAEVEPRLDLSRVGIRGWSFGGYLAALAVLRRPDVFHAAVAGAPVTDWRLYDTAYTERYLGHPDEEPAAYERTDLTPLAPELDRPLLLVHGLADDNVVVAHTLQLSRALLEAGRSHTVLPLSGVTHMTPQEKVSENLLLLQVEFLRTALAVQP; encoded by the coding sequence ATGAGCTTCCCTCGTCGCTACGCGGTCACCCGGCGGTTCACCCTCGGTGCGCCCCGCACCCCGACCGTGGTGTCGGGCGGGCGCAGGGTGCTGTTCCTGCGGTCCGACGCCGGCGACGACCCCGTGCACTCGCTCTGGCTCCTCGACCTCGACTCCGGCGAGGAGCGCCGCCTCATCGACCCTCGCGACCTGGGCGTGGCCGGCGAGGACGACCTGCCGGCCGAGGAGCGGGCCCGTCGGGAGCGGGCGCGGGAGACCGGCGAGGGGGTGGTCGCCTACTCGGTCGACCGCGAGGGTGGCGCGGCGGTGGCCGCGCTCGGCGGCCGCCTCGTCCACGTCGACCTGGCGTCCGGCGAGGTGCGGACGCTCGAGGCCGAGCCCGGCGCCTTCGACCCGCGCATCGATCCCACCGGCACCGTCGTCGCCTACGTCGCCGACGGCTCCCTGCGCGCCGTCGGCCCCGACCACGCCGACCAGCTCGTCATCGGCGAGAGCGACGTCACCTGGGGTGCCGCGGACTTCATCGCCGCCGAGGAGCTGGGCCGGACCCGTGGCCACTGGTGGTCACCGGACGGCACGCGGCTCGTGGTCGAGCGCGTCGACGAGTCGCCCGTCGCCACCTGGTACATCTCCTCGCCCGCCGAGCCGTGGACCGAGCCGCGGCCCGTGCGGTACCCCGCAGCCGGCACCGCCAACGCCGCGTGCAGCCTGGCCGTCGTCGATCTGGACGGTGGGCGCGTCGACGTCGACTGGGACGCCGACGCCCACCCCTACCTGGTCGACGTCTCCTGGTCCGAGGGCGGCCCGCTCCTCGTCACCGTGCTCGACCGGCCCCAGCGGGAGATGCTCGTCCTCTCCGTCGACGCCGACACCGGTGCGACCACGGAGCTGCACCGCCAGACGGATGAGGCGTGGGTCGAGGTCGTGCCCGGCGCGCCGGCGTGGCACGAGGGACGACTCGTCACCGTCGCCGACATCGACGGCGCCCGCCGGGTCGTGGTCGACGGCGAACCGCTCTCGGGCGGCGACGTCCAGGTGCGCTCGGTCGTCGCCGTCGACGACGCGGGCGTGCTCGTCACCTGCTCGTTCGAGGACCCGACCGAGGTGCAGCTCGCGCTCCTCGGGTGGGACGGCGAGCTCGCCGCGCTCACGTCCACCCCCGGGATCCACGGCGCCGCCGCCGGCAACGGGACCCTCGTCGTGAGCCGGGCCTCCATGGACGAGCACGGCTCGGCGATGGTCGTCGTCCCCGACGGCGACGTCGAGGCGGCGGTCACGGTCGCATCCCGGGCCGAGGTCCCCGATCTCGAGGTCGACGTCCGCTTCCTCGAGCTGGGCGACCGGGGGCTGCGCGCCGCGCTCCTCCTGCCGGCCGGCGCCGGCGACGAGCCGCTCCCGGTCCTGCTCGACCCGTACGGCGGCCCGCACGCGCAACGGGTCCTGCGCAGCCGAGGGGCGTTCCTCGTCTCGCAGTGGCTCGCCGACCAGGGCTTCGCCGTGCTCGTCGTCGACGGCCGCGGCACCCCCGGCCGGGGTCCCGCCTGGGAGCGCGCGGTGAAGGGCGACCTCGCGGGCCCGGTGCTCGACGACCAGGTCGAGGCGCTGCGTGCCGCCGCCGAGGTCGAGCCCCGCCTCGACCTGTCGCGCGTCGGCATCCGCGGCTGGTCGTTCGGCGGGTACCTCGCGGCGCTCGCGGTGCTGCGCCGCCCCGACGTGTTCCACGCCGCCGTCGCCGGCGCGCCGGTCACCGACTGGCGCCTCTACGACACCGCGTACACCGAGCGGTACCTCGGCCACCCCGACGAGGAGCCGGCGGCCTACGAGCGCACCGACCTCACGCCGCTCGCCCCGGAGCTCGACCGCCCCCTGCTGCTCGTGCACGGGCTGGCGGACGACAACGTCGTCGTCGCCCACACGCTCCAGCTCTCACGGGCGCTGCTCGAGGCGGGCCGGTCCCACACGGTCCTGCCCCTCTCGGGCGTCACCCACATGACCCCTCAGGAGAAGGTCTCGGAGAACCTGCTCCTCCTCCAGGTCGAGTTCCTCCGCACCGCCCTCGCCGTCCAGCCCTGA